A portion of the Gammaproteobacteria bacterium genome contains these proteins:
- a CDS encoding Rieske (2Fe-2S) protein, with amino-acid sequence MPRIVLCEFSQLDDPGSMGIIVNTARGQQELFVVRNNNRCHAYFNSCPHTGAPLNWQDHRFLNYDKTLIMCSLHGAQFRISDGRCLHGPCVGAHLSRIDTEIDNGIVYWLNS; translated from the coding sequence TTTTATGTGAATTCAGCCAACTCGATGATCCAGGTTCTATGGGGATCATCGTCAACACCGCTCGTGGCCAACAAGAATTATTTGTGGTGCGAAACAATAATCGTTGTCACGCTTATTTCAATAGCTGTCCACACACCGGCGCACCGCTCAATTGGCAAGATCATCGTTTTTTGAATTATGACAAGACTTTAATTATGTGCTCATTACATGGCGCACAATTTCGTATCAGCGATGGCCGTTGTTTGCATGGTCCCTGTGTCGGCGCGCATTTATCACGCATCGACACCGAGATTGACAACGGCATCGTCTATTGGCTGAATTCTTAA
- a CDS encoding amino acid-binding protein, protein MQRLRLNIVCPDKPGLIAAITGALFELDVNFSDTHFALLETHGEFSAICEAPDSLDAQNMHDLLVALAPLANAKIDIMPFRAAKTAVDSNITHWFYLEGADQPGLVARLTEVFGDYEANILQMDTRRLHANGGEHSQDALYWIEVGVQIDAARSDACVATVENTAALLNMQISVFAEDVF, encoded by the coding sequence ATGCAAAGATTACGTTTAAATATTGTCTGCCCTGATAAACCCGGTTTAATCGCAGCTATTACCGGTGCTTTATTTGAGTTAGACGTAAATTTTTCGGATACGCATTTTGCGTTATTAGAAACGCATGGAGAATTTTCGGCGATTTGTGAAGCTCCTGATTCGCTCGATGCACAAAACATGCATGATTTATTAGTTGCGCTAGCGCCTTTAGCAAATGCAAAAATAGACATCATGCCGTTTCGTGCGGCTAAAACGGCGGTTGATAGTAATATTACGCATTGGTTTTATTTAGAAGGCGCTGATCAGCCGGGTTTGGTTGCGCGTTTAACCGAAGTGTTTGGTGATTATGAAGCAAACATTTTACAAATGGATACGCGGCGTTTACATGCAAATGGCGGCGAGCATTCACAAGATGCTTTGTATTGGATTGAAGTCGGCGTGCAAATTGATGCTGCGCGTAGCGACGCGTGTGTCGCCACGGTGGAAAACACCGCGGCATTATTGAATATGCAAATCAGCGTTTTTGCTGAAGACGTTTTTTAA